CCCCCAGCACCAACTCTGGGAGCTAGCAGACACTGTCCACAGGCCCAGGGCTGAGGGAGCAGCAAGTTTGAAACCCCTGCACCATGGCAACAGGGAGCGTCCCTCGACAGGGCCACCCTATATATGAGGCAGGGTGGGGCCCTGGCACCCTGAACAACCACTACTGACAGGCATGGAGAAGTGCCAGGGAGGGgccagggtgggcaggggaggggtccTAGGGGATGGGGTTATTAATGGCCATGGAGGAAGCCTGCTTCCTCCTTCTCCAGAAGCCAACCTAGAGCTCAGGAACAGAGAAAGACACCCCAGGCTCTGGCCCTCTGGCACACAGTCCCTCACATGCCCAAGTCACAGCTTAGAGGACACCAAAGGGCAGGCAGACCCCTGGGGCACTCACAATCATGGCGGGCACTGTGCCCGCTGTAGGGCAGGGCGGCCACGTGCCCCCGCAGCTCTCCATCAGGGAAGTCCTTCGTGCCCACATTCAGGAACAGCTCATTCTGCAGCAGCATATGAGCCCCTCGGGCACCCAGTCCAGGGCAGACACCCACGGCCTGGGGGGCAGGGAATGGTGAGCCCTAGCTGCCGCCTGCCAGGTCCCAGATAAACTCCTCCTCAGCTTTCACACAAGCCAAGATTCTGAAGCCTTTCTCTGTTTTGTGCCCCATTACACCCATACACACTCCCACACACCAGTCACACTGGATAACAACCTTGCAGGCCCAGGTTCAAGTCCCTTCTCTGCCACTGCCTACCTATGTAACAATCTTGAggagttatttaacctctttaatCCCTTCACtttgtcatctataaaataggtagtatgaaagcaaaaaaatatataagtaagGCACCCAGTGCAGTATGTGGCACATAGAAAGGCTAAGTGGCAGCCATTGCTATCACATCAATTATTATATGATCTACTGCGCTGCTCTCCCTAACTCCTCCCATTTGACATGAGcttgctgaggacagagaccacatctgattttctttattctccagttcCTAGCCTGAGTCTCACTAAAAATGTGTCAGTGAATCAATGTGTCAATGAGAGCTGAGCATCCCCGCTCATCCAACCTGGCTTCTCACAGTACCCGCCCTGTCAGCTCTGCGGCCAGGGCCCAGCTTCGCTGGAAGCACTTACCATGTGTCCTCCCAGCTGGAGTCCAGCCATATGGCACAGGACTGTACGCTGGTTCTTCCGCTGAGGCTTGGTCTCCAGCGTCATGGCTACCACCTCACTGCCTGTACCTACCACTTGCACCTGGTGGGCAGGTTGGAGAGGGCAAAACTGGAGTGGCGAAGAAGGTCTAGGGCCTGAAGCATTGCAGGCCAAAGCCACACCCTGCCCTGCTGTTTTCCCACCTCCTGCAGTTCCTGACCTTACCTGGTAGATCAGGGAGCCATTTCCTAGCAGTGTAAGGCTGGCTGAACCTGCTGCACCTGTCTGAACTGGCATCAGGGCATCAGCCCCACAAAGGACACTTTGCAGGACTGCAGAGGGGCAAGACAGGTTAAAGCAGGCTTCCTCCATGGCCATTAATAACCCCAGCCCCCAGGACCCCTCCCCTACCCACTCTGGTCCCTCCCTGGCACTTGTCCATGCCTCTCAGTAGTGGGTGCTCAGGGTGCCAGGGCCCACCCTGCCTTACCATCGCAGCTCTGCCTGGCAGTAATGTGTCCACTGATGCGCAGCCCtggcccacctgccctctccaggGCCATCTGCAGCTCCCCCAGCACAAGCCAGTCCATTTCCTGGGCTGTCAGGTTAGGCAACACCTCAGCGAAGCCTGGTTCCTGAGGACAGAGCAGGGTGTGGTGAGCTCAGCATGAGGCCAGAGCAGGTGGCAGAAAAGGCCAGACCCTCAACTACCTGGGCTGAGGTGTTGGCCTGGAGCTCTCGCAATAGCTGCCCCTGGTGTAGAATCTGTAGCTGCAAGGGAACCTGAACTGGTCCTGCAAAAGACAAGGATAGATACCTCTGAGAGATAGATGCTATCCCCACCTTCCTCACACACTCTTCCCCCATCCCACTTACCCCCACTCCTAGATTCCATCAGCCCGCGGAAGAGCAGCAAAAAGTGCAAGGAGTCCTCTGTGTCACTGAGAGTGAGCAGGGTGATGCCCCCTGCACCCTGCTGTGGGTGGCCTTCCAGGGTCAGGATGGCACTGAAGGTCTCTAGTGGAGGAAGGACCATGAGAGCCCATCAGGATGTTCCTTGCTCAGCGCACTCTATTCCTGAGCAGGCTCAGAGCTTCACATCCAGGGGCCATCTGCTCTCCTCACCTGCAGCCAGGGCCCGGTGCCGGAGGAGAGGCCCCCAGACTTCCCCAGAAGGGTGAGTGGGTGTCATCAGTGCCACATGCAGCTGTTCTGCCCTAAGGAGCCTCAAAGACAACCGAGGGACTGCCCGCCACACCCCACAGACCTGGAGAGAGAGACAAGAAGGCCTGCTCAAACAGTATTCAAGACAGGCCAGCTGAAgccaactcacagactccaagaagggactagcagttaccaaaggaaggggtttgggagggaggatggagaggcagggagaaggggattaaggggcattagaattagcacacacaatataggtaggtcacagggaaggcagtacagcacagagaagacaagtagtgactctgtagcatcttactatactgatggacagtgactgcaatggggtgggagagacaataatatgggtgaatattgaaatcacaatgttgctcatgtgacaccttcataagattgtatatcaatgataccttaatttaaacaAACAAAGACAGGCCAGCTGAGGCCCAGCATTGGTGAGGAAGAAATAGAGGAAAGGCCCTTCTAAAAAGCTTGAAAAGGGGCCTGGAGCCAGATGctagggttcaaatcctggctcactcacttattagctgtgtgaccttgagcaaatcacatTCTGCTACtgagcctcatctgtaaaatgggcaccaTAATGTGGTGCCTTCTTCTCCCTGGGCTGCTGAGAGGACCAAAGGAGGCAATGAAGAGCATGCTTTCAGCACCCAGTGCCCAGACTGGATAAACACTCAAAAATGGCATCAGCTCACCAGGCCATCTTGGGTGAGGGCTGCAGGGTGTTCAAACAGGACACTGCCAGTGGAATCTGAGAAGCGGATTCGGGTAGGGCGGTCCAGCCTGGAAATGAGGTTTCCACTAGAACCACTCTGAGCCTGGGCCAGAAGCAGCCCCTCCAGCCTCTCCTaattctccctccccactgccaggGGAGTCCTTCTCCCGCCTTCCCCTTTCTCACCGCTGGTAGGAGATGGAGAAACGCAGGCTAGAACGTAGCAGCGACACTCGCGCCCGAGCTACGGCCTGCGACCTCGGCCCTGTCAGCAGCGCCACGAAGTCTGCGAGGGGAGGAAGATGCCCCCTAGTGCCGTCACCCGCTGCGGTGGCCCGGACCCAAAGACGACCCCAGTCTCCGACCGGCTCCTGCTTACCTGTGTGGCCGTCCCCACGTGCCCGATCTTCAGCGCCTGGCTCCCCACGGTCGCTGTAGCTGCGGTGCTCCGGGTCCCGCGGGTACTCGAAGGCCGGGCCGGTCGGCTGCCTCTCGGGACCGCTGCGCTCTATGCGGGAGATAGGGGACACGGGCGTCAGCTGAGTACAGGGAGGGCCAGTTGGCTGCTCCATCGGCCCCATCCGGCTCAGGACTAAATATCGCCGCCTGCCGCCCTCCCGTCACTACGGAGCGGGCCTTACCCTGGGGGCAGGTCTGGCAGCAGTGCCCTGGCAGCTGGCGCGGCTGCCCACAGGCCAGGGTTGGGCAGTTGGGTTTGATGTTCTTGCAGCTGACCCTGCCAGGGCCCCTAGCGCGGCGACCCCACTGAGGCTGCTCGCAGAGAAGACGGGAAAACCAAGTGAGTACAAGACGTCAATCAGTAAGACCCAAGGGCCAGCAGGGCAGAGTCACCGGACCTGGGCCAAGTTGTTCCACGCACCGAGTCAGACCGCTCTGCTACTTACAAGCTGCATGACcctaggcaagttacttaacttctctgggtccTAGGGTCCCTATCTGgaaaattgggataataatagtatctagcTAGGAGGGTTGTTTAAGTGAGAGACGACAAAGAGCCTGACACATAGTTGGCGATCAATAATAGTCAACACCTGAGATTTAAAGGGGGTCCTTCCTCAGCCCTTCCTCTGCCAAAAAATATTCCCAGTATCTGCAGACTCGCGTCTTTTTCTTCAGCAGCTCCGAGTCCACTCCGACGTCCGCCCCAGGACCCCAGCGCTCCGCCACCCGCGAGGGCCAGGGCCACGGCGGTTGGGCCCACTCACTGCCTCGCAGGCGCACAGCACGCAGCGCATCACCCCAAAGGGCTCCCCCAGGTCCGGGTGCCACGTCTCGTCCAAGGCATAGACCTTCCCGCCGAAGGAGCAGCCTGCAGGGATGGGCTTGGCTAGCGGCCGCTGTCCGGCTCCTGCGGTGTGCCCGCCCCGGGTGCCTGGGCAAGACGCGCTTTGCGGCCCCCTCCCACTCCTCCAGGCCGCCCGCCACGCTGAGCCACCTGCGCCCGGCGTCCCCTCCGGGCCGGTGCGGGCTTCTCTCCGGGTCGGGCTGCCCGCTGGCGCCTCTCCCCGGGGCGCCCACCTACCTGTCGCCCCCCGAATGGGCAGCGGCTCCTTCTCCGGCCGGATGGGCAACGCAAGGGGCTCGGGGCCGGCGCCGAGAGCCGGCCGAGAGCCGAGCAACAGCAGCCCAAGGAGCAACAGCGGGGCCGGCGGGGCCGGGAGGCTCGGCATGACGCGAACGGGACAGCTGGGGaggcgggagggaggagggagcaggagagggaggagggaggtgggaggagggccgGGCCGGGGGCGGTACGGCGGGAGGGGGCCGGGGCCAGGGCCCGGGCAGTGCTGCGAGGGGCTCGTCGGGCAGCCTGAGTCGCTGCCGAGCCGGGCGGGGCGGGAGGAGCGGCCGGGAGGAGCGCGGGCGGACGGGCGCTGACCCGGGCCGTACGCGGCTCTAGTGCCCCGGCGCCGGCTCTGGCCCGTTTTATGCCCGGCGCCCGGCGCCCCGGCCGGGGGCCTCCTCCTCAGCAAacggggaggcggcggcggctcgGCGAGGGGCCGGGCTGAGCCCGGGGGGTCCGGCCCAGCAGCAGCGGCCCGGATCacgagtgggggaggggagggaggggctgggaccgggcaggggaggagggaggggctgcaggggaaAGGGGAGCGGAGGAggtagggggaggggagggaccagGGGGCGCGAGGAAGGGAGGAGTGGCGGGTCTGGAGCCCCCCGCTGCCGGCCGGCGGCCACAAGGCCGCTGGACCGGGAGGTGCTTGTCCAGCCCAGGACGAGAGCCCCaggccagggaggggcagaggctgggcctgAGGCCTGAGCCGGCCACTGGGCTAGGGCTCGGTTCCTACCGGAAGGATGAAGACTTGCCTCAAGGATGACAACGGGCAGGAAAGGCCCATCAACTGATCTCCCCTGACTCTGGATCACAGCACCTCTCAAACCCCATCCCACCCACACTCACTGCCTAGCCTGTGTCCCTAGTTCTTCTCTGAGATCTCTACTTACGCTCCTGTTCTCATCAACAAGGACTTAGCCAGAAACGGGCAGTGGCTCCTTTGGAGCTGGTAACAGTTTCCCTCCCTGCTGTAACCTGTTCTCAGGCCCATCCAACCATCAGCATCCCCAACCTGACATGCATTCTCACCCTCTTCCTTCACCCAGGGGACCCGCtgcctctccaccccaccccagcctcctttgtctTGGTTTCCTTGTCATgactgcctccctctcccctcccacccccacacacccACCATCTTCCCAACATCCCAGCACCCTCCTTCCTAATCTTGGGAGGCATCTCCTCTGGCTGAACTGGAGAATTCCGGGATCTAGGCCATACTCCTTAGCCGACAGCCCCATCcttgggaggaggagcaggagagagCCTGAGGAAgaactggggtggaggggagtgaTGGAAACAATGTCAGGCCAGAAGGcccctgaggacagagactgtggGGAGACTGGGATTGAGGGGAGAGTAAAGGAACCAGAGCCGGGGCCAAAGGAAGAGGGGGGCCAGCGAGAGGTATTTGCGGGGGAGGTTCAGCAGCTGTCTTTCCCAAGATAGGGACACATGGGCCTGGTTATTCCTCTTGTCATATGTGGAGTGGTAGGAGATGGAAGAGGGAGCAAGACAGGGCAAGCAAAGGCAGGTATGGGTACAGAAATTAGCAGGCTTAGCTGTCTGAGCCACTGGGCCCCAGCAGTGGGGCATCTGAGCACAGTGTAACCCAGCACACACCTCCTCACCTCACAGTCCTCCCAAACTGTCCAAACCTTTACCACTGACCCAATGACAGGATCATTCTCTAGAAGAGCAACACCCACATTACCATTAGGAAAGGGAGGATCAAACACAACCCCCAGGGAATTATAGGAGAGCAAAAGTCCTACTAAATTTTAGCAGGTGCAGTGTCCAGGGAAAAGAAATTAAGCAAGCCAGGAACTGAAAAACCCACTAATCTAAAACCAGACCTCTGTGCCTCTCCCCGAGGGACAAAAATGTCCTGCCAGATTCCTCCTGGAAAAACCTATCCCCCCAACTGCTGTCCTCCCCAGCCAGGTCCCAGGTTTCCCATCTCCTAGGAACAGATGGATCTCCCTATTCAGATCCTCCCTGTGGTGTATGTGGGTGGAGGAGCTGGGCTCCACTCATGGACCATGGTCCAGGCAGGGGCTCCAGGTCCAATGTGGGGGGGAGGAGAAGGCGTCACTTCCGGGGGCCCTTGCCAATGTCTGATGGTTCCCTGCTCTCTGATTGGATAGAAGTGGCCAGGGCAGGCGTGTGACCCCACTGCTGTGGAGGAGCTATGCCCCAACGCCACATGTCTTCCTACCCATCTGCTCCCCAGAGTGCTACCCGCTCTGCACCTGGGTCTAGGAACCCTTCTCTACCTGGTAAGTGGCAAGCAGGGTTTGGAGCTCAGTGAGGGTAGGAAGGACAGGAAAGAGGAATTGAGCTCtcagctgggggaggggcaggcaaaCTGGAACCTACAGGCACTGACCTTTGTCGAGAAGATTGTAGCCTTCCCAGAATGGGAGGAGCAGGACAGAGCAGGGATAGGGGGTGGGGTGCTGGGTTCTAAGGGACTGATCACAGACTTGGTAGAATATAGCACAGTCCTGGCTGGCCCTAAGGAAAGGGTACATGGGTCTAGAAAGGAAATAAGAGAGGAGGTGCATTTAGGGCTTCAGGAGCATAACACCAAGCTGAACATAGCCCAATCCCCATTCTAACCAGTCATTTCTAGTTAGCTTAAGATTCTGAATCTTGGGGCTGGGGAAGCTGGGTCAGGCAAGCCAGGGCCCAAAGGAGAGGGTAATGGGAGGAGGCTCATGCATGTTGACAGACCTACAGGAAATCCCAATATTGAATCAGGTGCAGGCCTCTTTGCACAACTTGTGAAAGAAGGAGGAAGCCATGTGGGGGGTCCTGTGAAGGTACCGGAATGGGTCTacagagggggcagggaggaaggtgCGGGCTATGAGACAAACATGGTGTCTAGGTGATGTAAGCCATGTAAGACAGGCGCCTCTCTCAAAAGTGGCCATTCTTGGGAAACTTGCCTTCAGCCCATCTCTTCACCTTGGACAAATAACCCAGTATTTCAGAACTTGGAGTGCAAAGAAAAACTCTAAGAGCTTTATATGTGGgggcaaatgaaagaacaagaggtTAATTTCTCCCACACCACCCTCTGTTAATCTCTCCATCACTGACCTCTAGtagttcagttttctttttgccCAGTTCTCCCCCTCACCCCACTCCCCAATCTACTCCTTAACACATTGCACATGTTTGCTAGTTCCTCATCCTGACTCCATATGCCGTTTTCCAATCTCTTCTCCAGGCTTGTGGCACAATACTTCCATTCTCTATCCCCACCCCAGCTTCTCTCCAAACAGCTGAAGTTGCTCAAAAATTGGGGCCAattaagatgtgtgtgtgtgtacatatccTATCCTGCTGCTCTCTCCGCAGGAGGCAGGAACGCAGAGACCCATTTCAGATTCACTGAGGAACCCTGACAAAGAGGAGACACCATGTGCTACAATCACAAGAAAACATGACAACAGTCAGAGTTTTAGCAATTCTAGGCTGGTCAGCATTGCAAGCCCTCCCAGCATCTGTTCCCCCAGCCAGGCAGCCTTTTCCTTGAAACTTGATTAAATGTTCATTATTCCTGTCATTTGCAGGATAGAACCCAGACCTTCTTCCTTGGCCCACCTGTGCCCCACCCAACTCTGCCCAGAAGTGCAAGAGCCTAAGCCGCCTCCATGGCCCCCGGAAGGATTCAGGGGAGAGGCCCCATACAGGGAGCCACTCCAAGCAGACAGCCCGGCCAGAATGGAGCGGACTGGTAAGAATGTACCTGAGGGACCTGGGGCCAAACCAGACCATGGTagaaggcaagagaaagaaaatgtgcttCAGGCAGGGAGGGCTGAGGAATCTCCCAGGAAGAAGGCATCTGAGCCACAGAGTACCTGATTTCAGGAATGGGTCCTAAATGGGAATTCTTGGACCTCCAACCAACAATGATTTCTTCCTTATCCACCCCTTTCACCCTCACCTCTCCTCATCTAAGAACTGCTCCTCGTGGTCATACTTCTCCTAACTTCAAGACTAACTCCATCTAGCCCGGCTCctcctgcctgtgacccccgactCCTAAATAAACTGCTTCGTGACTCACACGTCCTTCACAGCAGACTGGTGAGAATCCCCAAGCACTCTTCCTTCTGTCTAACTGGTAAGATACCCTCCCTCCCATCACTTTCTCTATCTGTGATCCAATCACTATTCTTCCAATATTGTCTTTGGTAAGACCACCACCTCCCCATCACCACTCCTTGACAAGGGTTATGATTTGCAATCAAATCCCCTTTTAAAAGCTCTAGTCTGCATATAGTACTCACAGAAACCTCTCCTGGTCATTGGGACACCGTACCCCTCTGTGTTTCAGCTCCTTTCTCCCCCACTCTCTTACCACCCAATCTTTTTCAACAGAGCCAGTGCCCAGACGTTAAGCCTTTGTCTACACCTGTCCTGCTGCCTGCTGTGGACTTCAGCTTAGGAGAATGGAAATCCCAGACAGTAAGAAAGCCATCCCTTCCATTCCCTTGCTTTCCCTAAGTCCTGTTTCCTACTGCTTTGTGTGGATTCTTAAAAATCCAGACCTCTCTAAAAATATCTCACCTTGAGCTTGGCCACCCTAACCTAATCCACATTCTACTATGACGATAGCCTCTGGATAAGATGATGGCTTACAGTCCGAGTATGCAAATAGATTCGAAGCTGAATACCATGAAAAGCTGGATAGAAGTCTATCATGGTCATGCCTTTGACCTATGCCATTCAACCTTAAGTTGGCATGAAGGGGTAAGATTGATGATCTATCATCCTCACATGACACAGAACTGGGAGACACagctaaaacaacaaaaaacagaatcAAGATTAAAACTGATGAAACACTAAGTCAAATACAAggtgaaatttatatatataattctacGTGTGTAAAATAACTGGTTGAAGTCCTATTCCAGCTTTCAGGTCACATCGCCCCTGCTTCCCTCATATAAACTTCTAGCCCTAGAGCCTATGAAAAAGATCTGGGAGGACTGAGTTGGCTCCTCCGAACTTAGGTTGTAACATTATTGAAGCTGCTATTTAAAAGCTAGTGATTCTAGGCAGTTTTAGATATGAGGCATCCACACTGTGGAAATATTCCTATGAAACTCCATTCTGAGTGGACTGCACTTAACAGTATTGGACTAAGTACTGGACATACTCCTCTAGACACATGCTAATTTATTCAGGGGGGACCATATTAAATTAGCATATGTTCAGAAGGAGGAAGCAACCTGAACAGTGAGAGGTTAGAAAACATGATATGTGaggaatggttaaaaaaaaaaaaaaaagcccatgtgATTAGCTTGGAGAAAAGAGGTAGTCTTGTGGTATAGCACGAAGGGCTTTAGTCTGAAACTCAGGAAACCTACTGGGTGGGAGCATTCCTTGCAAGTCAGCTCTTCTACCCTCCAAATCCCTAGCATCCCCTTTCTTCCCTTGGGTCTTCTGGGATGACTGGGCCAGGACAGAGGGCAGTTCCTAGGGATCCCTCACAGCTCCTCATAGTTCTACTATTTATCAGTAAACCCCTTCACTTCATCTTTACAAACTTTATCATGGTCTCATCTCtacattaagttttttaaaaatcatatgattctAGGATTTTGTGGCAGAAAGAGTAAATTTGCTGCACTAGAACAAAGGGATAAGAGCTGTCAGAGGGCATATTTCAGCAtaatataagagaaaaagagaacttttCTCACTGAAATTAAGTGTTAAGGCCAGGCTGGGTTACTGGACACTAGAGTTATTCCAGCAGAGGATGATGACCAATTGTTGGGAGACTGTGAAGGAATTCCTATGCTGGGTGAGGCTTTGGTCCTGTCCAATTCTCAGCTCCTATGATTCATTCTGCTGGCTACTCCTACAGGCTCTCCACCCGCTATTAGCAGGCCCTTTGAAGCAATCAGCTTCTCTCCTCCATCTCTTTCCCAGGAGCAGTCCAAGGCCCAGGACGTTCTAGGAGCAGCGACCCTTCTGCTGGAGGGTGTGATGGCAGCACGGGGACAAGTAGGACCCACTTGCCTCACATCCCTACTGGGACAGCTTTCTGGACAGATCCGCCTCCTCCTTGGAGCCCTGCAGGGCCTCCTTGGAATCCAGGTAGGTCCTCAGTCAAGAGAACTATAGAAATTGTCCTTTTCTGACTCAGTCCCCTTAGAAGACCTGAGGGGAGAAAGAATTCTAGGAATCTTGAGGGTAGAAGAGGTGACCTACCAAGGAGTACTCCCTCCCAACCATAAAGCCTGGGTGCTGATACTTTATCTTTTCCAAGTAGACAAGGGAGGCAGGATATCTGGCCCGGGTCTCTGGCCTCAGGCCCATCCTCTGCCCTCAGCTTCCTCCACAGGGCAGGACCACAGCTCACAAGGATCCCAATGCCATCTTCCTGAGCTTCCAACAGTTGCTCCGAGGAAAGGTGCGTTTCCTGCTGCTTGTGGTGGGGCCCACTCTCTGTGCCAAGCGGGCCCTCCCCACCACAGCTGGCCCAAGCAGTGCCTCTCTATTCCTCACACTACACAAGCTCCCAAACAGGACTTCTGGATTGTTGGAGACAGACACCAGTGTCCCAGCCAGAACTACTGGCTCTGGGCTTCTGAAGAGGCTGCAGAGATTCAGAGCCAAAATTCCTGGTCTGCTGAGCCAAACTGCCAGGTCCCTAGACCAAATCCCTGGACACCTGAACAGGACACATGGACCCTTGAATGGAACTCATGGACTCTTTCCTGGACCTTCACCCAGGGTCCTAGAAGCCCTGGACATTCCTCCAGGAACTTCAGACATGGGCTCCCTGCCACCCTACCTCCAGCCTGGATATTCTCCTTCCCCAAGCCATCCTCCTACTGGACAATACTCACTCTTCTCTTCTTTACCCACCTTGCCCACCCCCATGGTCCAGCTCCAACCCCAAGTTCCTGACCCCTCTGCTATCACACCCAGCTCCACCAGTCCTCTTCTAATTGCAGCCCACCCTCACTTCCAGAATCTTTCTCAGGAAGAGTAAGGCACTGCCAACATCAGGACTGTCTCCTATGTAAAATTCCCTTGCCCAAAGGAGAAGCCCTGGAAGACAACTGCAGCTGTACCAGATTTCCTGGTTTCACCTGAAACCCAGAGCCCTGGTAAAGAGGGACAcccaggaagagaaagggatTGTTTTTCACTGTATATTATAAAACTTCAGAAGCTATTTTTTTAAGCTATCAATAACATTCACCAGAGTAGCTAATTATCTTTGGTCTATTTTCTGCACAAATTACTTGCTACAAAATACAACTTACTGATTTTCTATATGCTCTTATTCATATTCGTACAATAATTCTGCAAAGACCTAGACTGGCCTGGCCTCTAAACAGAGGCAAAGACTAACTTatgtcagaaaacagaaaaaagagctTTGGTTTTCTGCCTAAAACCGAGGTTAGTGTCTTTACCCCCTTTGCCGTCATTCTCAATGGCACTCTGATCTTTTCTTAGGAGACGCTTACTCTTGAGAAATGAGTGAAAAGTTGTCTCTCAGAAAGGCTATCACTACAGAACAGATAACACTGAGCCcatataaataaagaataaatgagagcACCCAAAAGCTACTGAAATGCAAGGTAAAGATATTCTTCTCAGGGGGCAATAGATCTCCCCCTCCCCTATCCCCACCTCCCAAAAAAAGCTAACAGGAAGCCTTGGAAAGCCTCACACCCCAGGTAAGTTTGTGCAGACAGTTCAGTCAAGACAAAACCTGGATGTAGCAGCTGAGCAAACAGCCAGAGCTTCAGCCCCTCAGCAGGAAGCTTCACCAGGCACGggttcctgcctccctcctgtggAGGTCA
The DNA window shown above is from Manis javanica isolate MJ-LG chromosome 3, MJ_LKY, whole genome shotgun sequence and carries:
- the CHRD gene encoding chordin isoform X4; amino-acid sequence: MPSLPAPPAPLLLLGLLLLGSRPALGAGPEPLALPIRPEKEPLPIRGATGRWAPRGEAPAGSPTRREARTGPEGTPGAGGSAWRAAWRSGRGPQSASCPGTRGGHTAGAGQRPLAKPIPAGCSFGGKVYALDETWHPDLGEPFGVMRCVLCACEAPQWGRRARGPGRVSCKNIKPNCPTLACGQPRQLPGHCCQTCPQERSGPERQPTGPAFEYPRDPEHRSYSDRGEPGAEDRARGDGHTDFVALLTGPRSQAVARARVSLLRSSLRFSISYQRLDRPTRIRFSDSTGSVLFEHPAALTQDGLVCGVWRAVPRLSLRLLRAEQLHVALMTPTHPSGEVWGPLLRHRALAAETFSAILTLEGHPQQGAGGITLLTLSDTEDSLHFLLLFRGLMESRSGGPVQVPLQLQILHQGQLLRELQANTSAQEPGFAEVLPNLTAQEMDWLVLGELQMALERAGGPGLRISGHITARQSCDVLQSVLCGADALMPVQTGAAGSASLTLLGNGSLIYQVQVVGTGSEVVAMTLETKPQRKNQRTVLCHMAGLQLGGHMAVGVCPGLGARGAHMLLQNELFLNVGTKDFPDGELRGHVAALPYSGHSARHDYPALPVPLAGALVLPPVQSQAAGHAWLSLDTHCHLHYEVQLAGLGGSEQGTVTAHLLGPPGMPGPRRLLKGFYGPEAQGVVKDLEPELLRHLAQGTASLLITTKGSPRGELRGQVHIANQCEVGGLRLAGTGAEGMRAPGAPDAVAVLPRLPAVLGPDSPALAKSGSGRPLDSNTCFFEGQQRPHGARWAPNYDPLCSLCTCQRRTVICDPVVCPPSSCLSPVQAPDQCCPVCPEKQDVRGLPGMPRSRDPGEGCYFDGDRSWRAAGTQWHPVVPPFGLIKCAVCTCKGGTGEVHCEKVQCPRLACAQPVRASPTDCCKQCPVGSGADSQMGDPMQADGPRGCRFAGQWFPESQSWHPSVPPFGEMSCITCRCGAGVPHCERDDCSLLLSCGPGKENRCCSHCIPRRSPETRTAPELEKEAGGS
- the CHRD gene encoding chordin isoform X3, which gives rise to MPSLPAPPAPLLLLGLLLLGSRPALGAGPEPLALPIRPEKEPLPIRGATGRWAPRGEAPAGSPTRREARTGPEGTPGAGGSAWRAAWRSGRGPQSASCPGTRGGHTAGAGQRPLAKPIPAGCSFGGKVYALDETWHPDLGEPFGVMRCVLCACEAPQWGRRARGPGRVSCKNIKPNCPTLACGQPRQLPGHCCQTCPQERSGPERQPTGPAFEYPRDPEHRSYSDRGEPGAEDRARGDGHTDFVALLTGPRSQAVARARVSLLRSSLRFSISYQRLDRPTRIRFSDSTGSVLFEHPAALTQDGLVCGVWRAVPRLSLRLLRAEQLHVALMTPTHPSGEVWGPLLRHRALAAETFSAILTLEGHPQQGAGGITLLTLSDTEDSLHFLLLFRGLMESRSGGPVQVPLQLQILHQGQLLRELQANTSAQEPGFAEVLPNLTAQEMDWLVLGELQMALERAGGPGLRISGHITARQSCDVLQSVLCGADALMPVQTGAAGSASLTLLGNGSLIYQVQVVGTGSEVVAMTLETKPQRKNQRTVLCHMAGLQLGGHMAVGVCPGLGARGAHMLLQNELFLNVGTKDFPDGELRGHVAALPYSGHSARHDYPALPVPLAGALVLPPVQSQAAGHAWLSLDTHCHLHYEVQLAGLGGSEQGTVTAHLLGPPGMPGPRRLLKGFYGPEAQGVVKDLEPELLRHLAQGTASLLITTKGSPRGELRGQVHIANQCEVGGLRLAGTGAEGMRAPGAPDAVAVLPRLPAVLGPDSPALAKSGSGRPLDSNTCFFEGQQRPHGARWAPNYDPLCSLCTCQRRTVICDPVVCPPSSCLSPVQAPDQCCPVCPEKQDVRGLPGMPRSRDPGEGCYFDGDRSWRAAGTQWHPVVPPFGLIKCAVCTCKGGTGEVHCEKVQCPRLACAQPVRASPTDCCKQCPVGSGADSQMGDPMQADGPRGCRFAGQWFPESQSWHPSVPPFGEMSCITCRCGAGVPHCERDDCSLLLSCGPGKENRCCSHCIPRRSAPETRTAPELEKEAGGS
- the CHRD gene encoding chordin isoform X1; translation: MPSLPAPPAPLLLLGLLLLGSRPALGAGPEPLALPIRPEKEPLPIRGATGRWAPRGEAPAGSPTRREARTGPEGTPGAGGSAWRAAWRSGRGPQSASCPGTRGGHTAGAGQRPLAKPIPAGCSFGGKVYALDETWHPDLGEPFGVMRCVLCACEAPQWGRRARGPGRVSCKNIKPNCPTLACGQPRQLPGHCCQTCPQERSGPERQPTGPAFEYPRDPEHRSYSDRGEPGAEDRARGDGHTDFVALLTGPRSQAVARARVSLLRSSLRFSISYQRLDRPTRIRFSDSTGSVLFEHPAALTQDGLVCGVWRAVPRLSLRLLRAEQLHVALMTPTHPSGEVWGPLLRHRALAAETFSAILTLEGHPQQGAGGITLLTLSDTEDSLHFLLLFRGLMESRSGGPVQVPLQLQILHQGQLLRELQANTSAQEPGFAEVLPNLTAQEMDWLVLGELQMALERAGGPGLRISGHITARQSCDVLQSVLCGADALMPVQTGAAGSASLTLLGNGSLIYQVQVVGTGSEVVAMTLETKPQRKNQRTVLCHMAGLQLGGHMAVGVCPGLGARGAHMLLQNELFLNVGTKDFPDGELRGHVAALPYSGHSARHDYPALPVPLAGALVLPPVQSQAAGHAWLSLDTHCHLHYEVQLAGLGGSEQGTVTAHLLGPPGMPGPRRLLKGFYGPEAQGVVKDLEPELLRHLAQGTASLLITTKGSPRGELRGQVHIANQCEVGGLRLAGTGAEGMRAPGAPDAVAVLPRLPAVLGPDSPALAKSGSGRPLDSNTCFFEGQQRPHGARWAPNYDPLCSLCTCQRRTVICDPVVCPPSSCLSPVQAPDQCCPVCPEKQDVRGLPGMPRSRDPGEGCYFDGDRSWRAAGTQWHPVVPPFGLIKCAVCTCKGGTGEVHCEKVQCPRLACAQPVRASPTDCCKQCPVGSGADSQMGDPMQADGPRGCRFAGQWFPESQSWHPSVPPFGEMSCITCRCGGCPTVSGMTAHCCCRAVQGRRIAAAPTAYPGGPQRPGQPQSWRKKLEAPRELPKACMAERRGPG